In the genome of Fulvivirga maritima, one region contains:
- a CDS encoding HipA family kinase has protein sequence MIPEDNPLNLRLVNTTRYVTPLREGGSMPAIVEADDDFLYVLKFRGAGQGTKALIAELIGGEIARKLGFYVPELVFIDLQSGFGKMEGDEEIQDLLQNSVGTNLGLHYLSNSITFDPVATEVSAQLASQVVWLDALLMNVDRTVRNTNMLWWNHELWLIDHGASLYFHHAWNNYEGTQPFSLVKNHVLLKKATELHEVNDVFQPLITPDFIDLVVDSIPDDWLNDEHVFDTKDDHRNAYKTFLKSRISNSQLFIKEAENARLSLI, from the coding sequence ATGATTCCAGAAGATAATCCTTTAAATCTAAGGCTGGTTAATACTACCCGATATGTAACGCCGCTGCGTGAAGGGGGCTCCATGCCAGCAATTGTAGAGGCTGATGACGACTTTTTATATGTACTGAAGTTTCGTGGTGCAGGCCAGGGTACTAAGGCGCTTATAGCAGAGTTGATTGGTGGGGAGATAGCCCGGAAGCTGGGCTTTTATGTGCCTGAATTAGTGTTTATAGATTTGCAAAGTGGCTTTGGTAAAATGGAAGGCGATGAAGAAATTCAGGACTTATTGCAAAATAGTGTGGGTACTAACCTCGGATTACACTACTTGTCTAACTCCATTACTTTTGACCCTGTAGCTACTGAAGTTTCTGCTCAGCTGGCTTCGCAAGTGGTGTGGTTAGATGCGCTCCTCATGAATGTGGACAGAACAGTGCGTAATACCAATATGCTGTGGTGGAATCATGAACTTTGGCTTATAGATCACGGAGCTTCATTGTATTTTCATCATGCATGGAATAACTACGAAGGCACTCAACCTTTTTCATTAGTGAAAAATCATGTTTTATTAAAAAAGGCCACTGAGCTCCATGAGGTTAATGATGTTTTTCAACCCCTTATTACTCCTGATTTTATTGATCTGGTAGTTGATTCTATTCCAGATGATTGGTTGAATGATGAGCATGTTTTTGATACTAAAGATGATCATCGTAATGCTTACAAAACCTTCCTCAAAAGCCGGATCTCTAATTCTCAACTATTCATAAAAGAAGCAGAAAATGCAAGATTATCACTTATATGA
- a CDS encoding DUF3037 domain-containing protein: MQDYHLYEYATLRLMPRVERGEFVNIGTILYCKAHKFLECRFHWDEGRIKAIFPETDLELVKKYAMAIEEVCAGGKRGGAIGELTIAERFRWITATRSTILQASPVHPAFCKEAEATLERLHSELVL; the protein is encoded by the coding sequence ATGCAAGATTATCACTTATATGAGTATGCTACGCTTCGGCTCATGCCCAGGGTGGAGCGCGGAGAGTTTGTGAATATTGGCACTATATTATACTGCAAGGCACATAAGTTTTTAGAATGCCGTTTTCACTGGGATGAAGGCAGAATTAAGGCAATTTTCCCTGAGACAGACCTTGAATTGGTGAAAAAGTATGCTATGGCCATTGAAGAAGTATGTGCAGGAGGTAAAAGGGGAGGAGCTATTGGTGAACTTACCATAGCAGAGCGTTTTAGGTGGATTACAGCCACCAGAAGTACCATTTTACAAGCATCACCAGTGCACCCGGCTTTTTGTAAAGAAGCAGAAGCTACCTTAGAGCGGTTGCATAGTGAGCTGGTTTTATAA
- a CDS encoding NADAR family protein, translating into MKKYSIDWLEQQENVKFLFFWGHTKKAGEVNQACFSQWYESPFQVKGITYKTAEHWMMYHKASLFNNEDIAEQVIACVTPAEAKKLGRKVKGFDEETWNSKRYELVTEGNIHKFNQNRPLGEYLLNTANRVLVEASPVDAIWGIGLSKDSEKAQRVSTWRGLNLLGFALMEARDFLREKGFFEGDELPQ; encoded by the coding sequence ATGAAGAAATATAGTATTGATTGGCTGGAGCAGCAGGAAAATGTGAAGTTCTTATTCTTTTGGGGACATACTAAAAAAGCAGGAGAGGTAAACCAGGCCTGTTTTAGCCAATGGTATGAAAGCCCTTTTCAGGTAAAGGGAATAACTTATAAAACGGCTGAGCACTGGATGATGTATCATAAGGCCTCGCTTTTTAATAACGAGGATATAGCGGAGCAGGTCATTGCATGTGTTACCCCGGCAGAAGCCAAGAAACTCGGCCGTAAAGTGAAGGGGTTTGATGAAGAAACTTGGAATAGTAAACGCTATGAATTGGTAACAGAGGGTAATATCCATAAGTTTAATCAAAACAGGCCTTTGGGTGAGTATTTGTTAAATACAGCTAACAGGGTGTTGGTAGAGGCTAGTCCTGTAGATGCTATTTGGGGCATAGGTCTGTCAAAAGACAGTGAAAAAGCGCAGCGTGTAAGTACTTGGAGAGGACTAAATCTATTGGGTTTTGCTCTAATGGAAGCAAGGGACTTTTTGCGAGAGAAGGGCTTTTTTGAAGGAGATGAATTGCCTCAATAG
- a CDS encoding MFS transporter has translation MAKANNQIFKSWVPNWLALVAIFLTLIPVATVLGIYLGGVSSAASYYGIDSTDVRYSVVVFYLAIASAFPLERKLFNRFSSKPYLVACSIIFVIINIILYYSRSFSLLLVFRFFGGMLSLGFIGIMFTLIFQQFHAQRSRILGYATLYGTLLGTAPLSQILDAFVFSKYDFNVIFLLKIYTLLPGIVLLFFLLRNDIDFRREGKGSLKSIDWKSFVLYASSFLLLAYIFLYGQYYQWFYSMRITLCCIAFVFIFTIYVVRQLRLKDPYIDLSVFKQRNFRIGMLLLIAFYFSKGDTSALYGFFANSVHLDVYYQSYVMIVNALGIVAGAALAARFILAKTRIRLVWLAGFGSLLVFHLLSLRVISNQAEIADILLPLFLLGFGNGILMLSIVIFYVTSVPENIAFSASVTGVAFRFATFTASMALVAFMGLRQQQIHYNSFGDDVTATNPLTMQRIQGYEQALTHGGATTLQSTQGARRLLGRAVANQSNLLYVRDYYIYMSIFIVIVMLAIAVTPHFHYHLRKIGTKLIPV, from the coding sequence ATGGCAAAAGCTAATAATCAAATATTTAAATCATGGGTGCCTAATTGGTTAGCATTAGTAGCTATATTCCTTACCCTAATACCGGTAGCTACCGTTTTGGGCATTTACCTGGGTGGAGTAAGCAGTGCGGCGAGTTATTATGGTATTGATAGTACTGATGTACGATACTCTGTAGTAGTGTTCTACCTGGCTATTGCATCAGCATTTCCGCTTGAACGGAAACTATTCAACCGGTTTTCATCTAAGCCATATCTGGTAGCATGTTCTATAATTTTCGTGATTATTAACATCATCTTATATTATAGTAGAAGTTTCAGCCTCTTACTGGTTTTTAGGTTTTTTGGAGGCATGCTTTCTCTGGGATTTATAGGAATAATGTTTACTCTTATTTTTCAGCAGTTTCATGCACAAAGAAGTCGTATTCTGGGTTATGCCACATTATATGGTACGCTGTTAGGTACAGCTCCATTATCTCAAATATTAGATGCATTTGTTTTTAGTAAATATGATTTCAACGTCATTTTTCTATTGAAAATCTATACCCTTTTACCGGGAATTGTGTTGCTATTCTTCCTGCTAAGAAATGATATAGACTTTAGAAGGGAAGGAAAAGGATCTCTTAAATCAATAGACTGGAAAAGCTTTGTACTCTATGCATCATCGTTCTTACTATTAGCTTACATATTTCTTTATGGCCAATACTATCAATGGTTTTACAGCATGAGAATCACCCTTTGCTGCATTGCCTTTGTGTTTATCTTCACCATTTATGTGGTAAGACAGCTAAGGTTAAAGGATCCTTATATTGATCTTAGCGTATTTAAACAAAGAAATTTCAGAATAGGCATGCTATTGCTCATCGCCTTTTACTTTAGCAAGGGTGATACCAGTGCTCTATATGGATTCTTTGCCAATAGTGTCCATCTGGATGTTTACTATCAAAGTTATGTAATGATAGTAAATGCATTGGGTATTGTAGCTGGTGCAGCATTAGCAGCGCGCTTTATCTTAGCTAAAACCAGAATAAGGCTGGTATGGCTTGCGGGTTTCGGGTCATTGTTAGTATTCCATCTACTCAGCTTGAGAGTAATTAGTAATCAGGCAGAAATAGCGGACATATTGTTACCCTTATTCCTGCTGGGCTTTGGTAATGGTATTCTTATGCTTTCTATTGTCATATTCTATGTGACCTCTGTCCCTGAAAACATTGCTTTTTCTGCTTCTGTAACAGGAGTAGCCTTTAGGTTTGCCACTTTTACTGCTAGTATGGCACTGGTTGCGTTTATGGGATTAAGGCAGCAGCAAATTCACTATAATAGTTTTGGTGATGATGTTACCGCTACCAACCCGCTCACCATGCAAAGGATACAAGGGTACGAACAGGCCCTAACACACGGCGGAGCTACCACACTGCAAAGTACTCAGGGCGCACGCAGACTGTTAGGTAGAGCCGTAGCCAACCAAAGTAATTTATTATATGTGAGAGACTACTATATTTATATGAGCATTTTTATAGTGATAGTAATGCTCGCTATAGCAGTAACTCCACACTTCCATTATCATTTAAGGAAAATAGGAACCAAACTTATTCCTGTTTAG
- a CDS encoding HlyD family secretion protein: MSDNIKKYEKIDHVAIKVTYGVAVVILAGLIIWGALAMVNFWKYEETNDAQVKEYINPILSRASGYIKDIRFEDHQKVNKGDTLVILDVDEASVRLKEAEAALASSKARLKVLGSNVNTASSSASVNKARIGAAQAELWHQQQEYDRYKKLLEGEAVTQQQFENIKTQLDVAKSNYEALKNTYKASQNRTNDVTSEISVAEADVKQKEAALARVKLDLKYAVITSPSDGYMGNKSIQIGQFIQKGQTIGFMVDQNQGKWIVANFEETQIANMEEGQQAKITIDAFPDKTFHGEIESLSPATGSQFSLLPPDNATGNFVKITQRFPVKIAFTDSPEQLTKLKAGMNAIVSIPKE, translated from the coding sequence ATGAGCGATAACATAAAAAAATATGAGAAGATAGACCATGTAGCCATCAAAGTAACGTATGGTGTGGCTGTGGTCATTTTAGCAGGGCTGATCATTTGGGGAGCCCTTGCTATGGTTAATTTTTGGAAATACGAAGAAACTAATGATGCCCAGGTAAAAGAATACATCAACCCTATTTTAAGCCGAGCTAGTGGATATATTAAGGACATCAGATTTGAAGATCATCAAAAAGTGAATAAAGGTGATACTTTGGTGATTTTAGATGTAGATGAAGCCTCAGTAAGGTTAAAAGAAGCAGAAGCAGCATTGGCCTCTTCAAAAGCAAGACTTAAGGTTTTAGGAAGTAATGTTAATACTGCCAGTAGCAGTGCCAGTGTAAACAAAGCCAGAATTGGCGCTGCACAGGCTGAGCTATGGCATCAGCAACAGGAATATGACAGGTACAAAAAACTGCTGGAAGGTGAAGCTGTAACACAACAACAATTCGAAAATATCAAAACACAGTTAGACGTAGCTAAATCTAACTATGAAGCTTTAAAAAACACTTACAAAGCATCTCAAAACCGCACCAATGATGTTACCTCAGAAATTAGTGTAGCCGAAGCTGATGTAAAGCAAAAAGAAGCTGCTCTAGCAAGAGTTAAGCTCGATTTAAAGTACGCTGTAATCACCTCTCCATCTGACGGATACATGGGCAACAAATCAATTCAAATTGGCCAATTTATACAAAAAGGTCAAACTATTGGTTTTATGGTAGACCAAAACCAAGGCAAATGGATAGTAGCTAATTTTGAAGAAACACAAATAGCTAATATGGAAGAAGGTCAACAAGCAAAAATTACCATTGACGCCTTTCCTGACAAAACATTTCATGGAGAGATAGAATCATTATCACCAGCTACCGGGTCTCAGTTTTCGTTATTACCTCCTGATAATGCGACTGGTAACTTTGTAAAAATCACTCAACGTTTTCCTGTAAAAATAGCTTTTACAGATTCTCCTGAGCAGCTCACAAAGCTAAAAGCTGGCATGAACGCCATCGTTTCAATTCCCAAAGAATAG
- a CDS encoding TolC family protein: MKSKIFFFFFLVLSGVLNAQDLPQDSISLGIQEAWERANTYSKELRLKHYDTKIGKEEVKDSKQQWLPHVAVDGSYGKLANVPVFNDGILEEPEYIPIEDHSIYDAGIEAYLNLYSGHKTKIKIKEAETRETLLQYLEEESVSDIHYRVASEYLDMQRALELKKLIIQNIYRNNKRLDQINQLYENGVVLKSDLLRAKLQLSRQETNLLKMKNNVELATQQLNILIGYDDEQPLKPTDSIDIDLAKAEKAYLEYIEETIQTSPREKIAQSHVSISEFRLQELKADKLPRFGLFGEYTYSYPQIRLYPYSTAPYLMGMAGLRFSYDLSVLYHDKHKEEAAEIAIEQSKLAKEHTEDRLRTQVKAAYKHFHEDLEEVKVADMNIVQAEENYRIVNQMYFNQLALLTDLLDADTQLLQAKFDLINSKISARLHYYQLLKITGQL, encoded by the coding sequence ATGAAAAGCAAGATATTTTTCTTCTTCTTTTTAGTCTTAAGTGGAGTACTAAACGCTCAGGATCTGCCGCAAGATAGCATATCTCTGGGAATACAAGAAGCTTGGGAAAGAGCTAATACCTACAGCAAGGAGTTACGCTTAAAGCATTATGACACGAAGATTGGAAAAGAAGAGGTTAAAGATTCTAAACAGCAATGGCTACCGCATGTAGCCGTAGATGGTAGCTATGGTAAATTGGCCAATGTACCCGTATTTAATGATGGGATACTAGAAGAGCCAGAATACATACCCATTGAAGACCATAGCATTTATGACGCAGGTATAGAGGCATATTTGAATCTTTATAGCGGTCACAAAACCAAAATTAAAATTAAAGAAGCAGAAACCAGAGAAACACTGCTTCAATATCTGGAAGAAGAGAGTGTATCTGACATCCACTACAGGGTAGCTTCAGAATACCTGGATATGCAACGTGCATTAGAGCTTAAAAAACTCATCATACAAAATATTTACAGAAACAATAAGAGATTAGACCAAATCAATCAACTATACGAAAACGGTGTAGTACTAAAAAGTGATTTGCTAAGAGCCAAGTTACAGCTTTCCAGACAGGAAACTAACTTGCTAAAAATGAAGAATAATGTAGAGCTTGCCACTCAGCAGCTCAACATACTCATTGGTTATGATGATGAACAGCCTCTAAAGCCAACGGATAGCATAGACATAGATTTAGCTAAAGCTGAAAAGGCTTATCTGGAATATATAGAAGAGACCATCCAAACTTCTCCCAGAGAAAAAATAGCACAATCTCATGTTTCTATAAGTGAATTTAGATTGCAAGAACTTAAAGCGGATAAATTACCACGTTTTGGATTATTTGGTGAGTACACCTACTCCTATCCGCAAATCAGGCTTTACCCGTACAGTACTGCTCCTTATCTCATGGGCATGGCGGGCTTGCGCTTCTCTTATGACCTGTCTGTGCTTTACCATGACAAGCACAAAGAAGAGGCGGCTGAGATAGCCATAGAGCAGTCTAAGCTAGCCAAAGAGCATACTGAAGACAGACTTAGAACACAGGTAAAAGCAGCATACAAACATTTTCATGAAGACTTAGAAGAGGTGAAAGTGGCAGATATGAATATAGTACAGGCAGAAGAAAACTACCGAATAGTGAATCAGATGTATTTCAATCAGTTAGCATTACTCACTGATTTATTAGACGCTGACACCCAGCTTTTACAAGCCAAATTCGATTTAATCAACAGTAAAATTTCTGCCAGGCTGCATTATTATCAATTACTTAAAATAACAGGGCAACTATAA
- a CDS encoding AraC family transcriptional regulator yields MHPFLEKVDNDSEAYFVHHNKAEEMLPMHQHEKHQLSYIEGGVAFLNTSEKSYFLPARHFLWIPAGTKHNVTSRTSVKMVHNFYIPTSLFPSKHVLSKTGGIYPVTNLLMEMIYYTEEWFGEITKKDAEEFEFLNAFRNVVLHVAKIPFPLVLPTTDNENLRVVLKYIHDNIDQPLYLNDLAKRFGYSTRSFSRMFQKNMDTSFLQYVKLTRIVRSMEKLLKTDQSVSEIAYSCGYNSLSSFSYTFQQVAHISPAEFRKQNL; encoded by the coding sequence ATGCACCCGTTTCTGGAAAAGGTAGATAATGACTCTGAAGCTTACTTCGTTCATCATAATAAAGCGGAGGAAATGCTTCCCATGCATCAGCATGAGAAGCATCAGTTAAGTTATATAGAAGGAGGGGTTGCTTTTCTTAATACCTCTGAGAAATCTTATTTTCTGCCTGCACGTCATTTTTTATGGATACCTGCGGGCACTAAACACAATGTAACTTCTCGTACCTCTGTAAAAATGGTTCATAATTTTTATATACCTACCTCTTTATTTCCCAGTAAACATGTACTTAGTAAAACCGGTGGCATATATCCTGTAACCAATCTGCTGATGGAGATGATTTATTATACTGAAGAGTGGTTTGGAGAGATTACCAAAAAGGATGCAGAAGAATTTGAATTTTTAAATGCCTTTAGAAATGTAGTATTGCATGTGGCCAAAATCCCATTTCCACTGGTGCTACCTACCACAGATAATGAGAATTTGAGGGTGGTGCTTAAATATATTCATGATAATATAGATCAACCATTGTATTTAAATGATTTGGCTAAAAGGTTTGGTTACAGTACCCGTTCTTTTTCCAGGATGTTTCAAAAGAATATGGATACCTCTTTTTTGCAGTACGTTAAACTGACCCGAATAGTGAGAAGTATGGAGAAATTACTTAAAACAGATCAGTCAGTCAGTGAGATAGCCTATAGCTGTGGCTATAACAGTTTATCTTCTTTCAGCTACACTTTTCAGCAGGTGGCCCACATATCACCGGCAGAATTTAGAAAGCAGAATTTGTAA